One segment of Candidatus Blochmannia ocreatus DNA contains the following:
- the zur gene encoding zinc uptake transcriptional repressor Zur, which yields MKNNTQKLLIQIKNLCDKRCVRLTPQRLIVLRLISQCNGGAISAYNLLRLLRKSEFPHAKPSTIYRALNFLLAQGFIHRIESTNSFMLCHYFYELSHNFAFFICNSCKQVTEQTTKEIEKILQSMAKIAGFIIFNNTIEAHGLCTKCFNVKLHTHFKS from the coding sequence ATGAAAAATAATACCCAAAAACTTTTAATACAAATTAAAAATTTATGTGACAAAAGATGTGTACGTTTAACACCACAACGCTTAATTGTATTGAGATTAATTTCACAATGCAATGGGGGGGCTATCAGCGCATATAATTTATTGCGTCTATTAAGAAAATCCGAATTTCCACATGCTAAACCTTCTACTATTTATAGAGCCTTAAATTTTTTATTAGCCCAAGGATTTATCCATCGTATAGAATCCACTAACAGTTTTATGTTATGTCACTATTTTTATGAATTATCACATAACTTTGCGTTCTTTATTTGCAATAGTTGCAAACAAGTTACTGAACAAACAACAAAAGAAATTGAAAAAATTTTACAAAGTATGGCAAAAATAGCAGGATTTATTATTTTTAATAATACAATAGAAGCACATGGATTATGCACAAAATGTTTCAATGTTAAATTACACACACATTTTAAATCTTAA
- a CDS encoding M3 family metallopeptidase, with the protein MKCNPLLKDSVLPLFSSISPEHVAEAMQTVLNNCYSTVERIVSTQDVSWNTVYYPLMIAENALQRTWSLIAHLNSVSNNLKWRKVYEDNVLFISEYKTWISQHFGLYTVYQILRNHDTYPYLNIMQKKVLNNAINNFRYSGVTLSKSKKKRYLHIQSELSKLSFNYANNVFDATASWSKLISEKTKLSGIPDQQLEIASLEAKNRGHKGWIFTLQYPSYSSVLLYCDNRELREEMYWAFNTRASDQGPDRGQWDNTLIIDAILTLRHESAKILGFNNYFEKSLVNRMVRYPEQVFNFLTYLYKKIYHNGYQEFIEIENFAKKKYSCMSLKPWDVLYFREKQKKYLFSIDHEKLRFYFPENIVLNGIFTIVNCIYGISIKERYNIETWHPDVRFFDIFDNLGEWKGGFYLDLYHRDNKFEGAWMDDLVSFMYYKDDPVNQKPIACLICSFDPVRRGTNTYFFTHNNIVTLFHEFGHVLHHIMTCINIPEISGIRGIPWDLIELPSQLMEKFCWESDILQLISMNFETKRSLSNATINNLLKTKLFFSSSDLLHQIMYGLFDARIHYEYIPGKSGQVLKIFNEVRKKILAHSNAMDWERFPHSFLHIFSNDYAAGYYSYLLSDVLASNVWMRFKKLGILHPSIGKLFFNDILSIGSVINLEKCLMDFCGHEITVESILEHYNVPTHKVVYNKYK; encoded by the coding sequence ATGAAATGCAATCCTTTATTGAAAGATTCTGTATTGCCGTTGTTTTCGTCTATTAGCCCAGAGCATGTAGCAGAAGCGATGCAAACAGTTTTAAATAATTGTTATTCTACAGTCGAGAGAATAGTGTCTACCCAAGATGTATCTTGGAATACAGTATATTATCCCTTGATGATTGCTGAGAATGCTTTGCAACGTACCTGGTCTTTAATAGCACATTTAAATTCAGTAAGTAATAATTTAAAATGGCGTAAGGTATATGAAGATAATGTATTATTTATATCGGAATATAAAACTTGGATAAGTCAGCATTTTGGTTTGTATACGGTTTATCAAATATTACGAAATCATGATACTTATCCATATTTAAATATAATGCAAAAAAAAGTTTTAAATAATGCTATAAATAATTTTAGGTATTCAGGTGTTACTTTATCCAAATCAAAAAAGAAAAGGTATTTACATATTCAATCTGAATTATCAAAATTAAGTTTTAATTACGCAAATAATGTATTTGATGCAACAGCTAGTTGGAGTAAATTAATTTCTGAAAAAACAAAACTTTCTGGTATACCAGATCAGCAATTAGAAATAGCTTCTTTAGAAGCGAAAAATCGTGGACATAAAGGTTGGATATTTACATTACAATATCCTAGTTATTCTTCTGTACTGTTATATTGTGATAATAGAGAATTACGAGAAGAGATGTATTGGGCGTTTAATACACGAGCTTCCGATCAAGGGCCTGATCGTGGTCAATGGGACAATACATTAATAATAGATGCAATTTTAACATTGCGTCATGAGTCGGCAAAAATTTTGGGGTTTAATAATTATTTTGAGAAATCTTTAGTTAATAGGATGGTGCGTTATCCAGAACAAGTATTTAATTTTCTCACATATTTATATAAAAAAATATACCATAATGGATATCAAGAATTTATAGAAATAGAAAATTTTGCAAAAAAAAAATATTCTTGTATGTCCTTAAAACCCTGGGATGTATTGTATTTTCGAGAAAAACAGAAAAAGTATCTTTTTTCTATTGATCACGAAAAGTTACGATTTTATTTTCCCGAAAATATAGTGTTAAATGGTATTTTTACAATAGTAAATTGTATTTACGGTATTTCTATTAAAGAGCGTTATAATATTGAGACTTGGCACCCAGATGTGAGATTTTTTGATATTTTTGATAATTTAGGAGAATGGAAAGGAGGATTTTATTTAGATCTGTATCATAGAGATAATAAATTTGAAGGCGCTTGGATGGATGATTTGGTCAGTTTTATGTATTATAAAGATGATCCAGTGAATCAAAAACCTATTGCATGTTTGATTTGCAGCTTCGATCCAGTACGTAGAGGGACAAATACTTATTTTTTTACACACAATAATATTGTTACTTTATTTCATGAATTTGGACATGTATTACATCATATTATGACGTGTATAAATATTCCAGAAATATCTGGAATTCGTGGTATTCCTTGGGATTTAATAGAATTACCCAGTCAATTAATGGAAAAATTTTGTTGGGAATCAGATATTTTGCAATTAATTTCTATGAATTTTGAAACAAAAAGAAGTTTATCTAATGCTACAATTAATAATTTGTTAAAAACAAAATTATTTTTTTCGTCATCTGATTTATTACATCAAATAATGTATGGATTATTCGACGCTCGAATACATTATGAGTATATTCCAGGAAAATCCGGACAAGTACTAAAAATATTTAATGAAGTGCGAAAAAAAATATTAGCACATTCTAATGCGATGGATTGGGAGAGATTCCCGCATTCTTTTTTACATATTTTTTCTAATGATTACGCTGCAGGTTATTATAGTTATTTATTATCGGATGTTTTAGCGTCTAATGTTTGGATGCGTTTTAAAAAATTAGGAATATTGCATCCAAGTATTGGAAAATTATTTTTTAATGACATCCTATCTATAGGGAGTGTTATTAATTTAGAAAAATGTCTTATGGATTTTTGTGGACATGAAATTACAGTAGAATCTATATTGGAACATTATAATGTTCCTACGCATAAAGTTGTGTATAATAAATATAAATAA
- the dnaB gene encoding replicative DNA helicase, whose amino-acid sequence MLKKEKINVLKDSYNQDVNNIKSPPYSIEAEQSVLGSLMLDNSHWEYISIQLNVNDFFNYAHRIIFNEMKNLLEIHKPIDLITLAESLETQGKLESIGGFAYLAELSKNVPSAANVGAYADIVRERSVVRNMIAIANKIADAGYNPKGRSSDELLDLAESLIFQMSHSKSNYNLNPKSIDVMLTDVISRIDQARNSSLKYGITGISSGYKDLDKKTDGLQKSNFIIIAARPSMGKTAFAMNLCENAALTEKKPVLIFSLEMPGDQIVTRMLASLSRVDQIRIRTGRLDDIDKKRIKDSMQLLLDRRNIYIDDSSYLTPTELRGRARRLYREHDGLSLIMIDYLQLMRVPCLSNNRTLEISEISRSLKALAKELEVPVIAISQLNRGLEQRIDKHPVNSDLRESGAIEQDADLILFIYRDEVYNENSAMKGVAEIILGKQRNGPIGTIRLVFHGQWSRFDNYTDVSQY is encoded by the coding sequence ATGCTAAAAAAAGAGAAAATTAATGTTCTAAAAGACTCCTATAATCAGGATGTTAATAACATAAAATCACCCCCTTATTCAATAGAAGCTGAACAATCTGTTTTAGGTAGTTTAATGCTAGATAACAGTCATTGGGAGTATATATCAATACAATTAAATGTTAATGATTTTTTTAATTATGCTCATCGTATAATCTTTAATGAAATGAAAAATTTATTAGAAATTCATAAACCTATTGATTTAATAACATTAGCAGAATCGTTAGAAACACAAGGAAAATTAGAATCGATAGGAGGATTTGCATATTTAGCTGAATTATCAAAAAATGTTCCTAGCGCCGCTAATGTAGGTGCGTATGCTGATATTGTGCGTGAACGTTCTGTAGTACGTAATATGATTGCTATAGCTAATAAGATTGCTGACGCTGGATATAATCCTAAAGGACGAAGTAGTGATGAGTTATTAGATTTGGCAGAATCGCTTATATTTCAAATGTCACACAGTAAGAGTAATTATAATCTTAATCCTAAAAGTATAGATGTTATGTTAACAGATGTAATATCTCGTATTGATCAGGCACGTAATAGTAGCCTTAAATATGGTATTACTGGAATATCTAGTGGATATAAAGATCTTGATAAGAAAACTGATGGTTTACAAAAATCTAATTTTATTATTATTGCGGCGCGCCCATCTATGGGTAAAACAGCGTTTGCTATGAATTTATGCGAAAATGCAGCGTTAACTGAAAAAAAACCGGTGCTAATATTTAGTTTAGAAATGCCTGGTGATCAAATTGTGACGCGTATGTTAGCATCTTTATCAAGAGTAGATCAAATACGCATTCGTACAGGGCGTTTAGACGATATTGACAAAAAAAGGATTAAAGATTCTATGCAATTGCTTTTAGATAGACGAAATATATATATTGATGATTCATCCTATTTAACTCCTACTGAGTTGCGAGGCCGAGCGCGTAGATTATATCGTGAACATGATGGATTAAGTTTAATTATGATAGATTATTTACAATTAATGCGGGTTCCATGTTTATCTAATAATCGTACATTAGAAATTTCAGAAATTTCTAGATCATTAAAGGCTTTAGCTAAAGAATTAGAGGTGCCAGTTATAGCAATATCTCAGTTAAACAGAGGTTTAGAACAAAGAATCGATAAGCATCCGGTAAATTCAGATTTACGTGAATCTGGCGCTATTGAACAAGATGCTGATCTTATTTTGTTTATTTATCGCGATGAAGTATATAACGAAAATAGCGCGATGAAGGGTGTTGCAGAAATTATTTTAGGAAAACAAAGAAATGGTCCTATTGGTACCATACGATTAGTATTTCATGGACAATGGTCCAGATTTGATAATTATACCGATGTTAGTCAGTATTGA
- the ubiA gene encoding 4-hydroxybenzoate octaprenyltransferase: MSNRLTFIKKCYNLAYVMRVNQPIGFFLLLWPTLWGLWLSKQGIPDTTILVIFIIGVICMRSAGCIINDYVDYKVDSCITRTKGRPLTTGQLSKKGALIALVVLLIIAFILILYLNVITIFLSLIALILSVVYPYLKRYTYFPQVVLGILFSWPILMTFTAIDKSIDSIMLWLLFLMNFLWVIVYDTQYAMLDREDDKEIGIRSLAVFLGNMDTLVIGILQFFIVFILGIIGYLERFFIEFYIFSLCGVIMLFIWQQMLIRTREKKNYFRAFLSNNYVGMLIFLGIFISFY; encoded by the coding sequence ATGTCAAATAGGTTAACTTTTATTAAAAAGTGTTACAATTTAGCATATGTAATGCGCGTTAATCAACCTATTGGTTTTTTCTTGTTGTTGTGGCCCACTTTATGGGGTTTGTGGTTATCAAAACAAGGTATACCTGACACTACTATATTAGTGATATTTATTATTGGCGTAATATGTATGCGTTCCGCGGGTTGTATTATTAATGATTATGTAGATTATAAAGTTGATAGTTGCATAACTCGCACTAAAGGTCGACCCTTAACTACTGGTCAACTTTCTAAAAAGGGAGCATTAATAGCATTAGTGGTATTACTGATAATTGCATTTATATTAATCTTGTATTTAAATGTGATCACTATATTTCTGTCGTTAATAGCCTTAATACTATCTGTAGTATATCCGTACCTTAAGAGGTATACTTATTTTCCTCAAGTAGTATTAGGGATATTATTTAGTTGGCCCATTTTAATGACGTTTACTGCAATCGATAAATCTATAGACAGTATTATGCTTTGGTTATTATTTCTAATGAATTTTTTATGGGTAATAGTTTATGATACGCAATATGCTATGCTGGATAGGGAAGATGATAAAGAGATAGGTATAAGATCTTTAGCTGTATTTTTAGGAAATATGGATACATTAGTAATAGGAATATTGCAATTTTTTATTGTTTTTATTTTAGGGATTATTGGGTATCTTGAAAGATTTTTTATAGAATTTTACATATTTTCATTATGTGGGGTTATTATGTTATTTATTTGGCAACAAATGTTAATTAGAACACGAGAGAAAAAAAATTATTTTCGTGCATTTTTAAGCAATAATTATGTGGGTATGCTAATATTTTTGGGGATTTTTATTAGTTTTTATTAA
- a CDS encoding inorganic phosphate transporter gives MSYFLFNLDTYVRVMLILALTLIFIYEIINGFHDTANSVVSVIYTCALRPHNAVLISGVFNFLGVTLSGLSVAYTIVHLLPTYFFTNTSVNNTLAMIFSILFAAILWNLGTWYLRLPTSSSHTLIGALIGIGFAHAIITNCPITHGLNISKLIKIFLSLIISPIIGLILAKLIMLILYKYCDYTGYDSIHTTPTKKLKTYGKSQPSLWTRTMLIISAAGVSFSHGANDGQKGIGLIMLLLIGIAPASFMLNLNSSNYDIARTNHAINDFQEYYIKHNNSFRNIVPSEIISMPITRAFNQLKILFPSIEKSIQTIIYNDKHAACYNNNPIQTDIQIKKIFHDFSLNLTMMHNISLLLNNLDDYKKLNTTQRLQIRQLLIYIVDILDQIIDLPETSHHDKYFLKNLKENLLYTIEYAPTCIIFAVALSLSLGTIIGWKRVAITIGEKIGTKEMTYAQGLSTQLTTAISISTASYVGMPVSTTHILSSSITGSMLTQNWKGIQIKTIKNILITWSLTFPVSITLSGSFYWSTLKLLHKYIQI, from the coding sequence ATGTCATATTTTCTTTTCAATTTAGATACATATGTTAGAGTCATGTTAATTCTTGCATTGACTCTTATCTTCATTTACGAAATTATTAATGGTTTCCACGATACTGCTAATTCTGTAGTCAGTGTAATTTACACCTGTGCACTACGTCCTCATAATGCAGTATTAATATCAGGAGTATTTAACTTTTTAGGAGTTACGCTAAGTGGACTAAGTGTAGCATATACAATTGTTCATTTACTTCCAACATATTTCTTTACAAACACTAGTGTGAATAATACCTTAGCAATGATTTTTTCAATATTATTTGCAGCAATATTATGGAATCTTGGAACATGGTATCTGAGATTACCAACTTCTAGTTCTCATACTCTTATTGGAGCATTAATAGGTATTGGATTTGCTCATGCAATAATCACAAACTGCCCAATAACACATGGGTTAAATATTTCAAAACTAATAAAAATATTTTTATCATTAATAATATCACCAATCATCGGTCTAATACTTGCTAAATTAATAATGTTAATATTATATAAGTATTGCGATTACACAGGATATGATAGTATCCATACCACTCCAACAAAAAAATTAAAAACATACGGAAAATCTCAACCATCTCTGTGGACTCGCACCATGTTAATTATATCAGCAGCTGGAGTTAGTTTTTCTCACGGCGCAAACGATGGACAAAAAGGTATTGGGCTAATTATGTTACTTTTAATAGGAATAGCCCCTGCGAGCTTTATGCTAAATTTAAATTCTAGCAATTATGATATCGCCCGCACCAATCATGCTATTAATGATTTTCAAGAATATTATATCAAACATAACAACAGCTTTAGAAATATTGTACCATCAGAAATAATATCCATGCCTATCACAAGAGCATTTAATCAATTAAAAATACTATTCCCCTCTATTGAGAAATCAATACAAACTATTATCTACAATGATAAACATGCTGCATGTTATAATAACAATCCGATACAAACAGATATACAGATAAAAAAAATTTTTCATGATTTCTCATTAAATTTAACCATGATGCATAACATCTCCTTATTACTGAATAATTTGGACGATTATAAAAAATTGAATACTACCCAACGTCTTCAAATAAGACAATTACTGATATATATAGTAGATATACTAGATCAAATCATAGATCTGCCAGAAACATCACATCATGATAAGTATTTTCTTAAAAATTTAAAAGAAAATTTACTGTATACAATTGAATACGCGCCAACGTGTATTATTTTTGCAGTTGCATTATCATTATCCTTAGGAACAATAATCGGCTGGAAACGAGTTGCTATCACTATAGGAGAAAAAATAGGCACAAAAGAAATGACTTACGCACAAGGATTGTCAACACAACTGACCACAGCTATATCTATCAGTACAGCTAGTTATGTGGGTATGCCTGTTTCTACCACCCATATACTATCTTCATCTATTACTGGCAGTATGTTAACCCAAAATTGGAAAGGTATACAAATAAAAACAATAAAAAATATTCTAATAACCTGGTCATTAACTTTTCCGGTATCTATAACTTTAAGCGGTAGTTTTTACTGGTCTACACTTAAATTATTGCATAAGTATATTCAAATATAA
- the ssb gene encoding single-stranded DNA-binding protein produces the protein MVNRGINKVILIGYLGQEPEVRYMPNGNIVTNISIATTQSWKDKQSDMFKEKTEWHRVVLFGKLAEIASEYLHKGSQVYIEGSLHTRKWQNQNGQDRYITEIIVNIGGTMQMLGARNNVPGNVSDNKNTLIDNNEKLLEKESTVEIDDDDIPF, from the coding sequence GTGGTTAATAGAGGTATTAATAAAGTGATTTTAATTGGTTATCTTGGTCAAGAACCTGAAGTACGTTATATGCCGAATGGTAATATAGTAACTAATATTTCTATAGCTACTACACAATCTTGGAAAGATAAGCAATCTGATATGTTTAAAGAAAAAACTGAATGGCATCGTGTAGTATTATTTGGAAAATTAGCAGAAATTGCATCTGAATATCTCCATAAAGGTTCCCAAGTATATATTGAAGGATCATTACATACTAGAAAATGGCAAAATCAAAATGGACAAGACAGATATATAACTGAAATTATTGTGAATATTGGAGGCACAATGCAAATGTTGGGTGCACGTAATAATGTACCTGGTAATGTTTCTGATAATAAAAATACGTTAATTGATAACAATGAAAAATTGCTGGAAAAAGAATCAACGGTTGAAATCGATGATGATGATATTCCTTTTTAG